One Baekduia alba genomic window, TGGGTCGACCAGCTGATCGACCTCGTCGGCCTGCGCGACCGCATCACCCACCGTCCGAGCGAGCTCTCCGGTGGCCAGCAGCAGCGCGTCGCCGTCGTGCGCGCGCTCGCCTCGCGGCCGGCCGTCGTCTTCGCCGACGAGCCGACCGGCAACCTCGACTCCCACGCCTCGACCGAGATCCTGCAGCTGCTGCGGCGCTCGGTCGACGAGTTCGGTCAGACGATCATCATGGTCACGCACGACGAGGAGGCCGCCGCCTACGCGGATCGCCTGCTCGTCCTCCGCGACGGCCAGCTCGTCGAGGACCGGGCACCGGCCCGCAACGCCGCGCAACCCGCCTCGGTCTAGAGCCATGCGCAAGATCGCCATCCGCGGGCTCCTGGCTCGCAAGCTCCGCCTTGCCCTCACCGCCCTGGCCGTCGCGCTGGGCGTGACGCTCATCGCGGGCACCTACATCTTCACCGACACCATCACCAAGTCGTTCGACAACATCTTCGTCGAGTCCAACAAGGGCACCGACGTCGCCTTGTCCCCCAACAACGACCTGGCCGGTGACGACGATCCTCCGCCGATCCCGGCCGAGGTCCTCGACAAGGTCAAGCGGGTCGACGGCGTCGCGACGGCCGAGGGCTCGGTCTTCAGCCAGGGCGGCTCGTTCCGCAAGGCCGACGGCTCCAAGCTCAAGGGCCAGGGCTTCAACGCCATCGCCGGCGCGCACGACGTGCAACGCTTCGAGTCCTTCGCGCCGACCGACGGCCACCTGCCCGAGACGGCGGACGAGGTCGCGATCCCGAAGGCCACCGCCGACAACAACGGCTTCAAGGTCGGTGACAAGCTCCAGATCCAGGACGAGGCCCCGAAGAAGACCTACACCATCTCGGGCATCGTGACGATCGCGGGCGTCGACTCGTTCGGTGGCGGCGTGATCGCCGTGATGACGCTGCCCGAGGCGCAGCGGATGACCGGGCACAAGGGCTCCTTCGACGAGATCGAGGTCGCGGCCAAGCCCGGCGTCTCGGCCGAGCAGCTGAAGACCCGCATCGCGCCGGTCGTCCCCAAGAACGTCGAGGTCCGCACCGGCCAGGAGCAGGCCGACAAGCAGACCAAGGACATCAAGACGGGCTTCCTGGACGTGCTGCGCACCGCGCTGCTCGCGTTCGCCGGGATCTCGCTCTTCGTCGGCGCGTTCCTGATCTTCAACACGTTCTCGATCACCGTCGCCCAGCGGACGCGCGAGTTCGCGCTGCTGCGCGTGCTCGGTGCCAAGCGCCGGCAGATCCTGCGCTCGGTGCTGGCCGAGGGGCTGATCCTCGGCGTGGTCGGCTCGGCCGCCGGCCTGGTGCTCGGCATCGCGGTCGCGGCCGGCTTGAAGGCGCTGTTCAAGGCCTTCGGCGCCGACCTGCCGTCCACCTCGACCGTCATCGAGACGCGCACGATCGTGGTCTCCCTGCTCGTCGGGACGGTCGTGACGCTGATCTCGACGCTGGCGCCGGCCTTCCGGGCCACACGCGTCCCGCCGCTGGCGGCGCTGCGCGAGGGCCTGAGCGCCACCCAGAAGCGCTCACGCCTGGCGACGCCGTTGTCGATCATCTTGACGATCGGCGGCCTCGCGGTCATGGCGCTCGGCCTGTTCGGCACGGCCAAGGCGAGCGCGGCGCTGTCGCTGATGGGCGTCGGCGCGGTCGCGACCTTCCTCGGCGTGGCGTTCCTGAGCCCGCGCCTGGTCGGCCCGCTCGCCGGCTTCGTCGGCCGGCCGTTCGAGCGCTTCCGCGGCGTCACGGGCCGCATCGCGCGGGAGAACACCGTGCGCTTCCCGGGCCGCACCGCGGTCACCGCGGGCGCGCTGATGGTCGGCGTCGCGCTGGTGACGTTCGCCAGCATGTTCGCCGCGGGCGCCAAGTCGACGTTCCGCGAGGCGGTCAACAACGGCTCGCGCGCCCAGGCCGTGGTCGAGTCCACCAACTTCGGCTCGTTCTCGCACCAGGCCACCCAGGCGGTGGCGAAGGTGCCCGGGGTCAAGGAGGTCGGCGCGCTGCGCAACGCGCAGTCCAAGGTCGACGGCAAGAAGGAGGGCGTCAGCGGGATCGACCCCAAGACGTTCCCCGACCTCTACCACGCCGACTGGAAGCAGGGCGACGACAACACCCTGCGCGCGCTCGGCGACGGCAGCGTGGTGATCACCAAGAAGTACGGCGAGGACCACGACATCAAGGTCGGCGACACGATCGACGTCCAGACGGCCAAGCTGGACAAGCTGCCGCTGAAGGTCACCGGGATCATCGACGACAAGGGCGGCCTGTACAGCGGCCTGACCGTCGCCAACAGCGTGCTGGAGCGCGACTTCGGCACGACCAAGGACTCGTTCGTCTTCGTCGGCTACCAGGCCGGGGCCGACGACGCCCAGGTCAAGGCGTCGCTCGACAAGCTGCTCGACGACCGCTTCCCAGAGGCCGAGGCCAAGACCAACGCCGAGTTCATCAAGCAGCAGGAGGGCCAGATCGACCAGCTGCTGGCGTTGATCTACGCCCTGCTGGCGATGGCGATCATCGTGTCGCTGTTCGGGATCGTCAACACGCTGGTGCTCTCGATCTCCGAGCGCACCCGCGAGCTGGGGCTGCTGCGGGCGATCGGGATGTCGCGCCGCCAGGTCCGGCGCGTGATCCGCTACGAGGCGATCATCACGGCCGAGATCGGCGCGGTGATCGGCATGGCGCTCGGGATCGTGCTGTCGATCCTGGTGACGCGCGCGATCGACGGCTTCAAGCTGTCGATCCCGGTCCCGTCGCTGATCCTGCTGCTCGTCCTCGCCGCGGTGGCGGGCGTCCTGGCGGCGATCCTCCCGGCCCGCCGGGCCTCGCGCCTGAACGTCCTCGAGTCCTTGGCCTACGAGTAGGCCACCCACAGCTCCCCAGCACACCCCAAGCTCCGGGGCGGCGGTCTGATGCCGCCGCCCCGGCCGTGGGGCAGCCGAGCTAGATGGTGGACTTGTCCTCGTCGCCGACGGGCAGCGGCTGCGTGAAGACGATCGTGGGCGGCTCGGTGAGCAGCGGCCCGACGACCGCGAACATGGCCTTGAGGTGGTCGGCCTGGCCGTGGGCCTCCAGCGCCGCCTGCGTCGCCCACTTCTCGACGATCACGAAGCGCGCCGGCTGGTTGGTGTCCTCGTGCAGCGCGTAGGCGATGCAGCCCTCCTCGCCGTGCGTGCCCTCGATGCCAGTGGTGAGCGCCGCGAGCGCCTCGTCGCGGGCCTCCGGCTTGACGTTGACGATGGCGGTGACGACGACCTGCGCGCTGGGGGTCATGGTGCGCACCCTACGGCCAGCCGACGAACGGCAGGCGTCCGGCCAGCGCGGCGGCCTCGACGACCGCCATCACCTCGAGCCGGCCGGGCAGGATCCTCAGCTCCACGCCGCGGCGGTCCGCGGCGTCGGCTGCGCCGACGAGCACGCGCAGCCCGCACGAGTCGATGAACTCGACCTCGTCGAGGTGCAGCACGATCGACGACACCTCCCGATCGCGCAGCGCCGCGACGATGGCGCGCTCGGCGTCGGGCGCGCCGACGACGTCGAGCTCGCCGCTCAGCGCCACGTGCTCGACCCGCTGGGCCTCCACCGTCACAGGCGCGCGCCGCGGCCGCGGCTGCCGGTCAGGAAGACGATCAGCGCGAGGATCGCCAGGACGAACAGGATCGGGTGGATGACGACGCCGCCGGCGATGGCGACGACGAGCAGGACGATGCCGAGGATCAGCCAGAGCATTCGTGGTGCCTCCTAGGTCGATGGGACGAGGCGGCGACGCTAGGGGTGTTCGGGGCGGGCGCCGAGCGGCTCCGTCGGAGCTTCGACGTCAGCACTCCGACGTCCGATCGCCGCGTTCGGGGTACACCGCCTCTTGTGCCCTCCGACGTCATCAGCCTGCTCGACGCCGACCCCGACTTCGCCGACGGCCTCGATCCCGCCACGCGCGAGCGCGCCCGCGCCGACGGCCGCACGCGCGTGCAGCGCCTCAGCCAGGGAGCGTGGGATGCCGCCGCGGCGATGGAGCCCGAGGTCCACCACCGCGGCTTCCTGATCTTCGAGGGCCTGCTGACGCGCGAGGTCGAGGTCCTGGGCCGGCGCTGCTGCGAGCTGCTCGGCCCGGGCGACGTGATCCGGCCATGGCAGTGGGATCCCGAGGGCTCGCACGTGCAGGCCGAGATCGGGTGGGAGGTGCTGGAGCCGACGCGGTTGGCGGTGCTCGACGCGTCGCTCATCCAGCGCGTCGCGCCCTATCCGCAGGTCGGCGTCGAGCTGTTCAGCCGCGGGATCCGGCGCGCGCACGCGCTGGCCGTGGCACTGGCGATCTCCCACCACCAGCGCGTCGACGAGCGGCTGCACTTGACGCTCTGGCACCTGGCGGAGCGCTGGGGCCGCGTCACGACCGACGGCGTCGTGGTCCCGCTGCCGCTGACGCACGAGCGCCTGGCCATGCTCGTCGGCGCCCACCGCCCGTCGGTGACGACGGCGATGGGCGAGCTCGTCCGCGACGGCGCGATCAGCCGGCGCGACGGCGGCGAGTGGGTGCTGCACGGCATGCCGCCGGAGCGGCTGCGCCATCACCGCCTCGCGGCGGCCTTGACCTAGCTCGTGGGGGACACCGCGGGCTCGGCGCTCCGGGCGCGCGCGGCGTCGCTCGCCGGCTCGGTCTCGACCGCGCGGAGCCGCAGGTACGCCCAGATCCCGAACGCCGCGCCGGCGGCCGTGAAGACCGCCCAGCCGACGCCCTGGCCGAGCTGGGTCGCGATCGGCGCCGGGCACGCGTCGGCGACGCCCCAGCCGATCCCGAACAGCAGCGCGCCGACGACGTGGCGGCGCTCCACCGCGTCGCGGGCGTAGGTCAGCGGCTCGCCGCCGAAGACCGCCCGCCGCTCGCGCCGGCGCAGCAGCGCCAGCCCGACCCACGCGGTCGCGACCGCCGAGGCGAACATCAGGAACAGGTAGGACTGCTCGAACAGGAGCGCCTGCCGGATGACGTCGGGCGACGCCATCCCGCTCCAGCTGATCACGACGCCGAAGGCGACGCCCACGGCCGCGCCGGCGAGCACCTTGCGCACGTCAGATCACCGCCTCGATCAGGAAGCTGACCGCGATCGCGGTCCCGAAGAACGTCGCGGTCGCGGCGAGGCTGGCGGGGGAGACGAGCGCGTTGCCCGAGAGCCCGTTGCCCGACGTGCAGCCGCCCGACAGCTTGGCGCCGTAGCCGATCAGCGCGCCGGCGCCGACCAGCAGGACCGGGATCGCCCAGCGCTGGCCGCCGGTGAACGTGTCGGTCATCCAGCCGTAGCCGTGGAAGTCGGGACCGCCCGCCAGGACGGCGAACACCGTCCCGCCGAGCAGGACGCCGATCGCGAACCAGCCGCGCCAGTCGAAGCGCACGCTGCCGCGCGACAGCTTGCCGATCAGCTCCGAGAAGCCGCCGGTCACGCCGAGCCGGGCGTTG contains:
- a CDS encoding ABC transporter permease, yielding MRKIAIRGLLARKLRLALTALAVALGVTLIAGTYIFTDTITKSFDNIFVESNKGTDVALSPNNDLAGDDDPPPIPAEVLDKVKRVDGVATAEGSVFSQGGSFRKADGSKLKGQGFNAIAGAHDVQRFESFAPTDGHLPETADEVAIPKATADNNGFKVGDKLQIQDEAPKKTYTISGIVTIAGVDSFGGGVIAVMTLPEAQRMTGHKGSFDEIEVAAKPGVSAEQLKTRIAPVVPKNVEVRTGQEQADKQTKDIKTGFLDVLRTALLAFAGISLFVGAFLIFNTFSITVAQRTREFALLRVLGAKRRQILRSVLAEGLILGVVGSAAGLVLGIAVAAGLKALFKAFGADLPSTSTVIETRTIVVSLLVGTVVTLISTLAPAFRATRVPPLAALREGLSATQKRSRLATPLSIILTIGGLAVMALGLFGTAKASAALSLMGVGAVATFLGVAFLSPRLVGPLAGFVGRPFERFRGVTGRIARENTVRFPGRTAVTAGALMVGVALVTFASMFAAGAKSTFREAVNNGSRAQAVVESTNFGSFSHQATQAVAKVPGVKEVGALRNAQSKVDGKKEGVSGIDPKTFPDLYHADWKQGDDNTLRALGDGSVVITKKYGEDHDIKVGDTIDVQTAKLDKLPLKVTGIIDDKGGLYSGLTVANSVLERDFGTTKDSFVFVGYQAGADDAQVKASLDKLLDDRFPEAEAKTNAEFIKQQEGQIDQLLALIYALLAMAIIVSLFGIVNTLVLSISERTRELGLLRAIGMSRRQVRRVIRYEAIITAEIGAVIGMALGIVLSILVTRAIDGFKLSIPVPSLILLLVLAAVAGVLAAILPARRASRLNVLESLAYE
- a CDS encoding putative quinol monooxygenase: MTPSAQVVVTAIVNVKPEARDEALAALTTGIEGTHGEEGCIAYALHEDTNQPARFVIVEKWATQAALEAHGQADHLKAMFAVVGPLLTEPPTIVFTQPLPVGDEDKSTI
- a CDS encoding STAS domain-containing protein, with protein sequence MEAQRVEHVALSGELDVVGAPDAERAIVAALRDREVSSIVLHLDEVEFIDSCGLRVLVGAADAADRRGVELRILPGRLEVMAVVEAAALAGRLPFVGWP
- a CDS encoding Crp/Fnr family transcriptional regulator — its product is MPSDVISLLDADPDFADGLDPATRERARADGRTRVQRLSQGAWDAAAAMEPEVHHRGFLIFEGLLTREVEVLGRRCCELLGPGDVIRPWQWDPEGSHVQAEIGWEVLEPTRLAVLDASLIQRVAPYPQVGVELFSRGIRRAHALAVALAISHHQRVDERLHLTLWHLAERWGRVTTDGVVVPLPLTHERLAMLVGAHRPSVTTAMGELVRDGAISRRDGGEWVLHGMPPERLRHHRLAAALT
- a CDS encoding DUF6691 family protein, which produces MRKVLAGAAVGVAFGVVISWSGMASPDVIRQALLFEQSYLFLMFASAVATAWVGLALLRRRERRAVFGGEPLTYARDAVERRHVVGALLFGIGWGVADACPAPIATQLGQGVGWAVFTAAGAAFGIWAYLRLRAVETEPASDAARARSAEPAVSPTS
- a CDS encoding YeeE/YedE family protein; translation: MEHHQLAWYVAGPVLGLCVVAVRLLFNARLGVTGGFSELIGKLSRGSVRFDWRGWFAIGVLLGGTVFAVLAGGPDFHGYGWMTDTFTGGQRWAIPVLLVGAGALIGYGAKLSGGCTSGNGLSGNALVSPASLAATATFFGTAIAVSFLIEAVI